The window GCTTATTTGGATTATATCCAAGTAGGCTTTTTTTGTCGAAAAAAGGAGAATTGTATCGGGTGCCGTTCTCCTCCGCCTCTGTTTTGGTTTTTAACTCAAAAAAATCAAAACGGAGGTTCATATATGAAAAAGATCAATTTAAGGGATTTATACCCGTTTTATAAATCTGACTTTTTTATTGAAATTGCAGATGAAGTTGTAGAACTGATCAAACA of the Clostridiaceae bacterium genome contains:
- a CDS encoding sigma-70 family RNA polymerase sigma factor, with amino-acid sequence MKKINLRDLYPFYKSDFFIEIADEVVELIK